From a single Anaeromicrobium sediminis genomic region:
- a CDS encoding DUF1097 domain-containing protein has translation MNIVIAIGIASGILAGCWVMSSMSLGFITFAGFFGWSSFFVAGGDEAGIKKTLINNLSGVFWGILAVKFGDFLAPIIGTKLALGIANGMGSAIICWMSRYKPFSSIPASFIGCSTYFATNFNIMGTIVGLIIGQCIGLISVKLTDVIAKSKSSVVAEQ, from the coding sequence ATGAACATAGTTATTGCAATAGGTATTGCATCTGGAATTTTAGCAGGTTGTTGGGTTATGAGTAGCATGTCACTAGGATTTATAACTTTTGCTGGATTTTTCGGATGGTCAAGCTTTTTTGTTGCCGGTGGAGACGAAGCAGGAATTAAAAAAACGTTGATAAATAATTTAAGTGGTGTATTTTGGGGAATATTAGCAGTTAAATTCGGAGACTTTCTAGCTCCTATTATAGGAACGAAGTTGGCACTAGGTATTGCTAATGGTATGGGCTCGGCAATAATTTGCTGGATGTCAAGGTATAAGCCATTTTCATCAATACCCGCTTCATTCATAGGATGTTCTACTTATTTTGCAACTAACTTTAATATTATGGGCACAATAGTAGGACTTATAATAGGACAGTGTATAGGATTAATATCAGTAAAACTTACTGATGTAATAGCAAAAAGTAAAAGTAGCGTAGTAGCAGAACAATAA